The Meriones unguiculatus strain TT.TT164.6M chromosome 1, Bangor_MerUng_6.1, whole genome shotgun sequence genome has a segment encoding these proteins:
- the Cdc37 gene encoding hsp90 co-chaperone Cdc37, with product MVDYSVWDHIEVSDDEDETHPNIDTASLFRWRHQARVERMEQFQKEKEELDRGCRECKRKVAECQRKLKELEVAEGSGQVELERLRAEAQQLRKEERSWEQKLEDMRKKEKSMPWNVDTLSKDGFSKSMVNTKPEKAEEDSEEAREQKHKTFVEKYEKQIKHFGMLHRWDDSQKYLSDNVHLVCEETANYLVIWCIDLEVEEKCALMEQVAHQTMVMQFILELAKSLKVDPRACFRQFFTKIKTADQQYMEGFKYELEAFKERVRGRAKLRIEKAMKEYEEEERKKRLGPGGLDPVEVYESLPEELQKCFDVKDVQMLQDAISKMDPTDAKYHMQRCIDSGLWVPNSKSGEAKEGEEAGPGDPLLEAVPKAGNEKDVSA from the exons ATGGTGGACTATAGCGTTTGGGATCACATCGAGGTGTCGGACGATGAGGACGAGACGCACCCCAACATCGACACGGCCAGCCTCTTCCGCTGGCGGCACCAG GCCCGGGTGGAACGCATGGAGCAgtttcagaaggagaaagaggaactggACCGTGGCTGCCGGGAATGCAAGCGCAAGGTGGCCGAGTGCCAGCGCAAGCTGAAGGAGCTGGAGGTGGCCGAGGGCAGTGGCCAGGTGGAGCTGGAGCGGCTGCGAGCTGAAGCGCAGCAGCTGCGCAAAGAGGAGCGGAGCTGGGAGCAGAAGCTGGAGGACATGCGCAAGAAGGAGAAGAGCATGCCCTGGAATGTGGACACGCTCAGCAAAGATGGCTTCAGCAAG AGCATGGTCAATACCAAGcctgagaaggcagaggaagactCAGAAGAGGCAAGGGAGCAGAAGCACAAGACCTTCGTTGAAAAGTACGAGAAACAGATCAAACATTTCG GCATGCTCCACCGATGGGATGACAGCCAGAAATACCTGTCAGACAATGTCCACCTGGTGTGTGAGGAGACAGCCAACTACCTGGTTATCTGGTGCATTGACCTGGAAGTGGAAGAG AAATGTGCGCTGATGGAGCAGGTGGCGCACCAGACCATGGTGATGCAGTTCATCCTGGAGCTGGCCAAGAGTCTGAAGGTCGACCCCCGCGCCTGCTTCCGGCAGTTTTTCACCAAGATCAAG ACCGCTGACCAGCAGTACATGGAGGGCTTCAAGTATGAACTGGAGGCCTTTAAGGAGCGCGTGCGGGGCCGTGCCAAGCTACGAATAGAGAAGGCCATGAAGGAGTATGAGGAGGAGGAGCGCAAGAAGAGGCTGGGCCCTGGTGGCCTGGACCCTGTGGAGGTCTACGAGTCCCTGCCTGAG GAGCTGCAGAAATGCTTTGATGTGAAGGATGTGCAGATGCTGCAAGACGCCATCAGCAAGATGGATCCCACC gATGCCAAGTATCACATGCAGCGATGCATCGATTCTGGCCTCTGGGTCCCCAACTCCAAGTCTGGTGAGGccaaggagggggaggaggcggGCCCCGGGGACCCATTGCTGGAAGCCGTCCCCAAAGCGGGCAACGAGAAAGACGTCAGTGCGTGA